One Drechmeria coniospora strain ARSEF 6962 chromosome 01, whole genome shotgun sequence genomic region harbors:
- a CDS encoding glutathione peroxidase — MASATSFYDFKPLDKLGKEVPLADYKGKVVLIVNTASKCGFTPQYAGLESLYKSIGEKHPDQFAVLGFPCNQFGAQEPGTDEEIQDFCQLNYGVSFPIMHKIDVNGDDSAPLYQWLKEEKPGLMGLKRVKWNFEKFLVGRDGKVKGRWASTTKPETLEKIILEELTQEQAPAPEG; from the exons ATGGCATCCGCGACCAGCTTCTACGACTTCAAGCCGCTCGACA AGCTTGGAAAGGAGGTGCCCCTCGCCGATTACAAGGGCAAGGTCGTCCTGATTGTCAACACGGCCTCCAAGTGCGGCTTCACGCCGCAGTATGCCGGCCTCGAGTCTCTCTACAAGTCCATCGGCGAGAAGCACCCCGATCAgttcgccgtcctcggctttCCCTGCAACCAGTTCGGCGCCCAGGAAcccggcaccgacgaggagatCCAGGACTTCTGCCAGCTCAACTACGGCGTCAGCTTCCCCATCATGCACAAGATCGACGTCAACGGCGACGACTCCGCTCCGCTGTACCAATGGCTCAAGGAGGAGAAGCCTGGCCTGATGGGCCTCAAGCGCGTCAAGTGGAACTTTGAAAagttcctcgtcggccgcgacggcaaggtcaagGGCCGCTGGGCGAGCACCACCAAGCCCGAGACGCTCGAGAAGATCATCCTGGAAGAGCTGACCCAGGAGCAAGCCCCGGCCCCGGAGGGTTGA
- a CDS encoding oxidoreductase yields the protein MASASASAGNASGCCLMDVVSSGQVTATRLGSQPEATRNWRQAHKTGWKLMENATLSLLVRFISLSRCSARRRPWSASHVQPLPTRIPYGTTWSGGIIGCTTAYYLTRHPSFNRDLHAVTLLEAAPTVAAGASGKAGGLLALWAYPDCLVPLSYKLHAELAAEHEGARRWGYRKLTCGSVSASVSTERIGELQRATGAEGMAKPWEKLPKQDAAARELLEAGAPPQDLDWLDRDSILDWSEMGGPGTTETSQVHPLHFTSSMAELARQGGVRLMTRAKVTKLVSSKSGVQAVEYLDRQTGETRELRDVTDIVVTAGPWTGRVLPRSKVEGLRAHSVVYEATVSPYAVFTDIQLPNDFVPEHRARLGQRRTHRGSVDPEIYARPFGEVYACGEPDTAVPLPETADEVEVDEGQCDDITSYIATVSPVIGAAPIKAKQACYLPRHMRFGQESGPLLGKTTVPGLWVAAGHTCWGIQNGPATGKLMSEYILDGRAKSANVEKLDPRKFKV from the exons ATGGCGAGCGCCAGCGCATCGGCGGGCAATGCCAGCGGCTGCTGCTTG ATGGACGTTGTCAGCAGTGGCCAAGTTACTGCCACCCGTCTTGGCTCTCAGCCCGAAGCCACCAGGAACTGGCGGCAAGCACACAAGACAGGATGGAAGCTCATGGAAAACGCAACATTGTCATTGTTGGTGCGTTTCATCTCCCTCTCTCGATGCTcggcccgtcgacgtccatggTCTGCGAGCCACGTCCAGCCGCTGCCTACGCGCATACCATACGGTACTACCtgga GTGGCGGCATCATTGGATGCACGACGGCCTACTATCTGACTCGCCACCCCAGCTTCAACCGGGACCTTCACGCAGTCACCCTGCTGGAGGCTGCCcccaccgtcgccgctggcGCTTCCGGAAAGGCCGGCGGACTGCTCGCCTTGTGGGCGTACCCCGACTGCCTCGTCCCGCTCTCCTACAAGCTgcacgccgagctcgcggccgagcacgAGGGGGCACGGCGATGGGGGTACCGGAAGCTGACGTGCGGTAGCGTCTCCGCCTCCGTCTCAACGGAGCGGATCGGCGAGCTGCAGAGGGCAACGGGCGCCGAGGGCATGGCCAAGCCCTGGGAGAAGCTTCCCAAGCAGGACGCGGCCGCTCGGGAGCTGCTGGAAGCGGGCGCCCCGCCCCAAGATTTGGACTGGCTGGACCGAGACTCCATCCTGGACTGGTCGGAGATGGGCGGTCCCGGCACGACGGAGACGTCCCAGGTCCATCCGCTGCACTTTACCAGCTccatggccgagctcgctCGGCAAGGCGGCGTGCGGTTGATGACGCGGGCCAAGGTCACCAAGCTCGTCAGCTCGAAATCGGGCGTCCAAGCCGTCGAGTACCTGGACAGGCAAACCGGCGAGACGCGAGAGCTGAGGGACGTGACCGACATTGTCGTCACGGCGGGGCCCTGGACCGGCCGGGTCCTGCCACGGTCCAAGGTCGAGGGCCTGCGGGCGCACAGCGTCGTCTACGAAGCCACCGTCAGCCCCTACGCCGTCTTCACCGACATCCAACTGCCCAACGACTTTGTGCCGGAGCATCGGGCGAGGCTGGGCCAGCGGCGGACGCACCGGGGATCCGTCGACCCCGAGATTTACGCGAGGCCCTTTGGCGAGGTCTACGCATGCG GGGAGCCCGACACGGCCGTTCCCTTGCCGGAGACGGcagacgaggtcgaggtcgacgagggtcAGTGCGACGACATCACCTCCTACATTGCCACCGTGAGCCCGGTGATTGGCGCGGCGCCCATCAAGGCGAAGCAGGCATGCTACCTGCCTCGGCACATGCGGTTCGGCCAGGAGAGCGGGCCGTTGCTGGGCAAGACGACGGTGCCTGGCCTCTGGGTGGCCGCCGGACACACGTGCTGGGGAATTCAGAACGGTCCGGCGACGGGAAAGCTCATGTCGGAGTACATCCTTGACGGGAGGGCAAAGAGTGCCAACGTCGAAAAGCTCGATCCCAGGAAGTTTAAGGTGTGA
- a CDS encoding nucleolar protein 16: MGRELQKKKRRSMRQPVRPKTNKKILNPRGNNIIAQNWDKKETLAQNYRRLGLVARLKAPTGGVEKKLAGVASQASETSGPFAIASIDKAVISEAKVERDADGNIVRVLGLGRSDNPLNDPLALLESDDDDDDDDERDDRAVAVNQHGHDDAEWGGIADQEAQAGAATDVVRSLIEQSHNSAPKKPRHQSEAETEWLAKLVAKHGDDTRAMAWDRTLNPMQQTAADLAKRISKMRRQA; the protein is encoded by the exons ATGGGTCGCGAACTTcagaagaagaagcggcGCTCGATGCGCCAGCCTGTACGACCCAAGACGAACAAAAAAATCCTCAACCCACGGGGCAACAACATCATAGCCCAGAACTG GGACAAGAAAGAGACGCTCGCGCAAAACtaccgtcgtctcggcctcgtcgcccgtctcAAAGCCCccaccggcggcgtcgaaaaGAAGCTCGCGGGCGTTGCGTCGCAGGCCTCGGAGACCAGTGGCCCTTTCGCAATTGCCTCGATAGACAAGGCTGTCATCtccgaggccaaggtggaGCGTGACGCCGACGGAAACATTGTCCGCGTTCTCGGTCTCGGCCGTTCCGACAACCCCCTCAACGACCCCCTCGCGCTGCTCgaatccgacgacgacgacgacgacgacgacgagagagACGACCGCGCCGTTGCCGTGAACCAGcacggacacgacgacgccgaatggggcggcatcgccgatCAGGAGGCACAGGCGggcgcggcgacggacgTGGTGCGCTCCCTCATCGAGCAGTCCCACAACTCGGCGCCCAAGAAGCCGAGGCACCagagcgaggccgagacggagTGGCTCGCGAAGCTTGTTGCCAAGCACGGCGATGACACGAGGGCCATGGCGTGGGATCGGACGCTGAACCCGATGCAGCAGACGGCTGCCGACTTGGCCAAGCGCATCAGCAAGATGAGAAGACAGGCATAG
- a CDS encoding MFS multidrug transporter: MITSSCHRYLLFPPASLLRRAQSPLSCPNSCTLLPTATATATTHHAPRSKHRPSLPYQAEPDTAMAGLRKGSVVRGPNDARKETMMAEAASSERSPLLAPHPASRAQQEEAEEEGSASQDGSRHESEEETILAKELPFARLALVLGTSWLGVFLGAIDTTIIATLSAPMASEFHSLSLFSWLATAYLISNAACQPISGRLTDIFGRGPGLVFSNVTFAAGNLICGLARDEYVMVLGRVVAGVGGGGLMSISTFLGSDLVPLRKRGLVQGIGNLCYGSGAMLGGIFGGLINDRTEMGWRLAFLVQVPLSLLSAVAVAFLVKVPPKQSDKSFLARIDFAGVLLTSSFLVLLLLGLNSGGNQVPWTHPLPLVTIPLSALTFAAFLWWESRARQPIIPVRLVRERTVLAACFCNLFSTMVLMAAVFYVPLFLQVLGDSATGAGLKILPSPVGISVCSVGAGYLMKRTGRYVGLGIASLVVLVVGIVLFTLQGRETPLWLTGLAFFFVGGGYGAMLTTTLLACIAAVEHSQQAVVTSATYLARSLGGTVGITVASAVYQNLLQARLWERFGAYPGAADEIHRIRNDLDELKHLPDGWYEGVIDSFMEAFRGVWLTLLAMAAAAFVCVAMMRQHTLHSTLERE, translated from the exons ATGATCACGTCATCGTGCCACCGTTATCTTCTCTTTCCTCCTGCATCCCTCCTCCGCCGAGCTCAATCGCCGCTTTCTTGCCCCAACTCTTGCACCCTCCTGCCGACTGCGACTGCGACTGCGACTACGCACCACGCACCTCGATCTAAACACCGTCCGTCCCTTCCGTACCAGGCCGAGCCCGACACGGCCATGGCAGGGCTTCGAAAAGGGAGCGTGGTCCGAGGGCCGAACGACGCGAGAAAGGAGACGatgatggccgaggcggcatcCTCGGAGCGCTCGCCCCTCTTGGCCCCTCACCCGGCAAGCCGAgcgcagcaggaggaggcggaggaagagggcTCCGCAAGCCAGGACGGCTCGCGGCAtgagagcgaggaggagacgatACTGGCCAAGGAGCTCCCCTTTGCGAGGCTGGCCCTCGTCTTGGGCACCTCGTGGCTCggcgtcttcctcggcgccatcgacACGACCATCATCGCCACGCTCTCGGCGCCCATGGCGAGCGAGTTTCACTCCCTCAGCCTCTTCTCCTGGCTCGCCACCGCCTACCTGATATCCAACGCCGCCTGCCAGCCCATCTCGGGACGGCTGACGGACATCTTCGGCCGCGGCCCCGGTCTCGTCTTCAGCAACGTCACgttcgccgccggcaaccTGATATgcggcctcgcccgcgacGAATACGTCAtggtcctcggccgcgtcgtcgccggcgtcggcggcggcggcctcatGAGCATCTCGACCTTTCTCGGCTCGGACCTCGTTCCTCTGCGCAAGAGGGGGCTGGTCCAGGGCATCGGCAACTTGTGCTACGGCTCCGGCGCcatgctcggcggcatcttCGGCGGCCTCATCAACGATCGCACCGAGATGGGCTGGCGGCTGGCCTTTCTCGTCCAGGTGCCCCTCTCCCTGctgtcggccgtcgccgtcgccttcctcgTCAAGGTGCCGCCGAAGCAGTCGGACAAGTCGTTCCTCGCCCGCATCGACTTTGCCGGCGTCCTCCTCACCTCCTCCTTTctcgtcctgctgctgctcggtcTCAACTCGGGCGGGAACCAGGTGCCGTGGACGCACCCTCTGcccctcgtcaccatccCCCTCTCGGCCCTCACCTTTGCCGCCTTTCTCTGGTGGGAGAGCAGGGCGCGGCAGCCCATCATCCCCGTGAGGCTCGTCCGCGAGCGaaccgtcctcgccgcctgcttctGCAACCTGTTTTCCACCATGGtcctcatggccgccgtcttctACGTGCCCCTCTTCCTCCAGGTCTTGGGCGACAGCGccaccggcgccggcctgaAGATTCTCCCCTCGCCCGTCGGCATCTCCGTCtgctccgtcggcgccggctacCTGATGAAGAGGACCGGCCGCTACGTCGGGCTCGGCATCgcgagcctcgtcgtcctcgtcgtcggcatcgtcctctTCACGCTGCAGGGGAGGGAGACGCCGCTTTGGCTGACGGGCCTCGCCTTTttcttcgtcggcggtggGTACGGCGCCATGCTCACCACGACGCTCCTCGcctgcatcgccgccgtcgagcactcgcagcaggccgtcgtgacgtcggcgacgt ATCTCGCGCGaagcctcggcggcaccgtcggcatcaccgtcgcctccgccgtGTACCAGAACTTGCTCCAGGCGCGGCTGTGGGAGAGGTTCGGGGCGTACCCGggagcggccgacgagattCACCGCATCCGcaacgacctcgacgagctgaaGCACCTCCCGGATGGGTGGTACGAAGGCGTCATCGACTCCTTCATGGAGGCGTTTCGGGGCGTCTGGCTGACGTtgctcgccatggcggccgcaGCCTTTGTTTGCGTCGCCATGATGAGGCAACACACGCTCCACTCGACGCTGGAAAGGGAATGA
- a CDS encoding L-threo-3-deoxy-hexulosonate aldolase, whose translation MASPALANPGTTLQYMHSTHDSFAVRRLAGTEPLWMYRACTPSSVPSHLSAKSSTRSKHAPPPPPPPSSSSAHTASSYANPNASGVNQIERRFPQSRPPPFLAATPPTPPDGGGGTMAAPTAASSTAAPMEDLLDQRLFVTFDDAYKAIKDHQYQRGFVATSKSVSTNRQGQKRGYICCQRSGEYRPWAHNAGKKKSSTKKSACPFSVYISFSRATGTYAVRVKHQEHNHEPLSELRANSRYRLDSQRHFGPEIYRLVESLSKENKTLQQIARCIGEAHPEISIHFRDVSFIRKQLRLGRVPACPPAQPSTEVIRRNPSAPSHRPLRSGIYAPTMTFFEPATEDLDMVSIKTHAQRLVRAGLVGLVAMGSYGEAVHCTRNEKVAVTRATREALDAAGFPATPIIIGATEGSVRGTVELAVQAKDAGADYALVLAPSYYKTQIDKEAIVGYFTAVADASPLPVIVYNHPAVVAGIDLDSDVLIRLAQHPNVVGTEFTCGNTGKLSRVAQATFAQTPFGQGSGYMAFGGMCDFTLQTLISGGSGVIAGGANVMPKVCVRVWNLYTDGKREEAEALQKILSRGDWALTKAAIAGTKYAIHAHYGYGGFPRRPLKKLNQATAAAIQEGIREVMDVEKSL comes from the exons atggcATCACCAGCACTCGCCAACCCAGGCACCACgctgcagtacatgcacagtacgcACGACTCCTTCGCCGTAC GTCGTTTGGCGGGCACCGAACCGCTGTGGATGTACCGTGCTTGTACCCCGTCGTCCGTCCCGTCCCACCTATCCGCCAAATCGTCGACTCGATCGAAACacgctcctcctccccccccccctccctcctcctcctccgcacATACCGCCTCCTCCTACGCCAACCCCAACGCCAGCGGCGTGAATCAAATCGAAAGACGATTCCCGCAGAGTCGACCGCCTCCTTTCCTGGCCGCAACgcccccaaccccccccgacggcggcggcggtacgatggcggcaccgacggcggcttcctcgacggcggccccgaTGGAGGACCTGCTCGACCAGCGCCTCTTCGTCACCTTCGACGATGCCTACAAGGCCATCAAGGATCACCAGTACCAgcgcggcttcgtcgccaccTCCAAGAGCGTCAGCACAAACCGCCAAGGCCAGAAGCGTGGCTACATCTGCTGCCAGCGGTCGGGAGAGTACCGACCCTGGGCTCACAACGCCGGCAAGAagaagtcgtcgacgaagaagtCGGCCTGCCCCTTCTCCGTCTACATCTCCTTCTCCCGCGCCACCGGCACCTACGCGGTCCGCGTCAAGCACCAGGAGCACAACCACGAGCCCCTCTCGGAGCTGCGGGCCAACAGCCGGTACCGGCTCGACTCCCAGCGTCACTTCGGGCCCGAGATCTACCGGCTCGTCGAGAGCCTCAGCAAGGAGAACAAGACGCTCCAGCAGATCGCCCGATGCATCGGCGAGGCCCACCCCGAGATCTCGATCCACTTCCGCGACGTCTCCTTCATCAGGAAGCAGCTTCGCCTCGGTCGCGTGCCCGCGTGCCCGCCGGCCCAGCCCTCGACCGAGGTCATACGCCGAAACCCGAGCGCGCCCTCGCACCGACCCCTCCGCAGCGGCATCTACGCCCCGACCATGACCTTTTTCGAGCCCGCCACCGAGGACCTCGACATGGTGAGCATCAAGACGCACGCCCAGCGCCTCGtccgcgccggcctcgtcggcctcgtcgccatgggctcctacggcgaggccgtccaCTGCACCCGCAACGAGAAGGTGGCCGTCACCCGCGCCACCCgcgaggccctcgacgccgccggcttcccCGCCAcgcccatcatcatcggcgcCACCGAGGGCAGCGTCCGTGGcaccgtcgagctcgccgtccaggccaaggacgccggcgccgactacgccctcgtcctcgcgccCTCGTACTACAAGACCCAGATCGACAaggaggccatcgtcggctacttcaccgccgtcgccgacgcgagCCCGCTGCCCGTCATCGTCTACAACCaccccgccgtcgtcgccggcatcgacctcgacagCGACGTCCTCATCCGCCTCGCCCAGCATCccaacgtcgtcggcaccgagtTCACCTGCGGCAACACGGGCAAGCTCTCTCGCGTCGCCCAGGCCACCTTTGCCCAGACCCCCTTCGGCCAGGGCTCCGGCTACATGGCCTTTGGCGGCATGTGCGACTTCACCCTCCAGACGCTCatcagcggcggcagcggcgtcatcgccggcggcgcaaaCGTCATGCCCAAGGTCTGCGTCCGCGTCTGGAACCTCTACACCGACGGGAAGCGGgaagaggccgaggcgctgcAGAAGATCCTGAGCCGTGGGGACTGGGCCTTGACcaaggccgccatcgccggaACAAAGTACGCGATCCACGCCCACTACGGATACGGCGGCTTTCCGCGAAGGCCGCTTAAGAAGCTGAACCAGGCCACCGCGGCGGCGATACAAGAGGGCATCCGCGAAGTCATGGATGTCGAGAAGAGCCTCTAG
- a CDS encoding putative D-galacturonic acid reductase gives MASAPLEPLNVLMVGTGEYTTGFVGTGASVSDKKVGVVALTMFDLRRRGKVSGLAMVGVDGTKFPAIRDHLRANVSHAYNSLDTSFESFPADDRVDADAYKAAIDGLQPGDAVTIFTPDPTHFPIALYAVERRLHVLLTKPAVQLLGHHHELLRRARAKGVHVFVEHHKRFDPAYADARLRAKTLGDFNYFYAYMSQPKYQLETFKAWAGRDSDISYYLNSHHVDVCDSMVRQLGYRPVKVSASSSKGVATALGCADDAAKRAVGVYTASWTAPRRAGLHTNQYFHYLAADGEIRVDQGHRGYDVADDAAGQVQWFNPFYMRYAPDEDGNFDGRTGYGYISIEKFVDGCRAINAGEVTASELDAKSLPTLRNTIATTAILEAGRRSIDEGREVGIIVQGEEWMLQ, from the exons ATGGCCTCAGCGCCCCTCGAGCCGCTCAACGTGCTGATG gtcggcaccggcgagtACACcaccggcttcgtcggcaccggcgcctcCGTGTCCGATAAAAAGGTCGGCGTTGTCGCCCTCACCATGTTCGACCTGAGGCGGCGCGGAAAGGTGTCCGGgctcgccatggtcggcgtcgacggcaccaagTTTCCCGCCATCC GGGACCATCTTCGCGCCAACGTCTCGCATGCGTACAACAGCCTCGACACCTCGTTCGAGTCCTTTCCCGCCGACGACcgggtcgatgccgacgcctacaaggcggccatcgacggcctccAGCCCGGCGATGCCGTCACCATCTTCACGCCGGACCCGACGCACTTTCCCATCGCCCTctacgccgtcgagcgccggCTCCACGTCCTCCTCACGAAGCCGGCCGTCCAGCTGCTCGGCCACCACCACGAGCTGCTGCGTCGGGCTCGCGCCAAGGGCGTCCACGTCTTCGTCGAGCACCACAAGCGCTTCGATCCCGCCTAcgccgacgctcgcctcAGGGCCAAGACGCTCGGCGACTTCAACTACTTTTACGCCTACATGAGCCAGCCCAAGTATCAGCTCGAGACCTTCAAGGCCTGGGCCGGCCGGGACTCGGACATTTCCTACTACCTCAACAGCCACCACGTCGACGTCTGCGACTCCATGGTCCGCCAGCTCGGCTACCGGCCCGTCAAggtctcggcctcgtcctccaaGGGCGTCGCCACCGCCCTCGGCTGC gccgacgatgccgcgaagcgcgccgtcggcgtctaCACGGCCTCGTGGACGGCGCCCCGGCGCGCGGGCCTGCACACGAACCAGTACTTCCActacctcgccgccgacggcgagatcCGCGTCGACCAGGGGCACCGAGGCtacgacgtggccgacgacgccgccggccaggtGCAGTGGTTCAACCCCTTCTATATGCGGTACgcgcccgacgaggacggcaactTTGACGGTCGCACCGGCTACGGCTACATCTCCATCGAGAAGTTTGTCGACGGCTGCCGAGCCATcaacgccggcgaggtgACGGCCTCCGAGCTGGATGCCAAGAGCCTCCCGACGCTGCGCAACACAatcgcgacgacggccatcctcgaggccggTCGGAGGAGCATTGACGAGGGGCGCGAggtcggcatcatcgtccAGGGGGAGGAGTGGATGCTGCAGTAA
- a CDS encoding putative 2'-O-ribosyl phosphate transferase RIT1: MTSHADILFPSQPSLSELLSTLKRSALSIHNRLASIRADADFVARAASSLSGEGEQDQNEARHITEPAETGVAEPGTRRTRRSGGRPLVANERCGSWYVPPAHKAASAYFKSTDGHERAWKFSTRRLNLHLVEMIETHDGVIIVDSTRRGKRKSTGSLCRRRRRRARTANAAAGMPDAFAATIPIWCAVLNLVLLPSHPLSGRLFLPPHLAPSTHDQIKALIPSFVASLRALDLTLPTGLTKPLRPLWITQDSVLRFDGEADGKATEPDGPHDLPAAPAPAAAPVLFDDYRPVICLTASRRVLGATEVDAGGYIQGAADDTENWAHGLTADLFWTHVETLLAAAEADLPPLIGRLVSDQASARLRAPLATPRHRLTSRISVCALPLTAEATATPGSVGTSTCHVSLTDAPTPRDTWLKGPSSLEVGLGRGKTASRNLRLALPDVCAFVASFLAKTPGTSLEPSQLVVACDSGRDLSVGTSLAIACYLFDGEGRFRVPGADVSFSKSLVKARLGSIMTAFPDGNPSRQTLQSVNSFLMDWKREGTAT; the protein is encoded by the exons ATGACGTCGCATGCGGACATCCTCTTCCCGTCGCAGCCCTCGCTCTCGGAATTGCTGTCGACTCTCAAGCGTTCGGCGCTGAGCATCCACAATCGGCTGGCGTCGATccgtgccgacgccgatTTCGTCGCCCGCGCGGCTTCGAGCCTCTCGGGCGAGGGTGAGCAGGACCAGAATGAGGCACGGCACATCACAGAGCCGGCCGAAACCGGCGTCGCGGAGCccgggacgaggaggacaagGCGAAGCGGCGGCCGGCCGCTGGTGGCCAACGAGCGCTGCGGCAGCTGGTAcgtgccgccggcgcacaaggcggcgagcgcaTACTTCAAGAgcaccgacggccacgagcgCGCCTGGAAGTTTAGCACGCGCCGGCTGAACCTGCACCTCGTCGAGATGATCGAGACGCACGACGG TGTCATCATTGTCGACTCGACGCGCCGAGGAAAACGCAAGTCCACAGGCTccctttgtcgtcgtcgtcgtcgtcgagcgcgcACCGCTAACGCCGCAGCAGGCATGCCGGACGCCTTCGCCGCGACCATCCCCATCTGGTGCGCCGTTCTCaacctcgtcctcctgcCCTCTCACCCGCTCTCCGGCCGCCTCTTCCTGCCCCCGCACCTGGCCCCGTCGACGCACGACCAGATCAAGGCGCTGATTCCTTCCTTCGTCGCCTCCCTGCGAGCCCTCGACCTCACACTGCCCACAGGGCTCACGAAACCGCTTCGGCCGTTATGGATCACCCAGGACTCGGTCCTCcgcttcgacggcgaggccgacggcaaggcgaCCGAGCCTGATGGCCCCCACGACCTTCCGGCGGCCCCCGCTCCCGCTGCGGCCCCCGTCCTGTTCGACGACTACAGGCCCGTCATCTGCCTCACGGCCAGCCGTCGCGTCCTGGGCGCgaccgaggtcgacgccggcggttACATccagggcgccgccgacgacaccGAGAACTGGGCCCACGGTCTCACCGCCGACCTCTTCTGGACGCACGTCGAAACGctcctcgcggcggccgaagcCGACCTGCCCCCACTCATCGGGCGCCTCGTGTCGGACCAGGCGTCGGCACGGCTGCGCGCGCCTCTGGCGACGCCCCGTCACCGCCTCACCTCGCGCATCTCCGTCTGCGCCCTCCccctgacggccgaggcgacggcgaccccGGGCTCGGTCGGGACGAGCACTTGCCACGTCAGCCTCACCGATgccccgacgccgagggacACGTGGCTCAAGGGACCCTCCTCCCTCGAGGTAGGTCTCGGCAGGGGCAAGACGGCCAGTCGCAACCTCCGGCTGGCGCTGCCCGACGTCTGCGCCTTCGTCGCCTCCTTTCTCGCCAAGACACCGGGCACCTCGCTCGAGCCGTCGCAGCTCGTCGTGGCCTGCGATTCCGGCCGAGACCTGTCGGTGGGCACCTCGCTCGCCATTGCATGCTACctcttcgacggcgagggccggTTCCGCGTGCCGGGCGCAGACGTGTCCTTTAGCAAGTCCCTCGTCAAGGCCCGGCTCGGCAGCATCATGACGGCCTTTCCGGATGGGAACCCAAGCCGGCAAACTCTGCAAAGCGTCAATAGCTTTCTCATGGACTGGAAAAGGGAAGGAACGGCAACATAG